The genome window CGCCACGGATGTGATCCGCGACAATTTCTGGACGCTGTTCCAGGACCCGGACCACGACCTGTACATCACCGATGCACGTTATCGCGGCCAGGCCACGCCGCTGCTGGCCATGCCGGGGCAGAACGATGACGTGGGCAGCGTGCTCAGCCTGTGGCTGGCCTACCGCGATAAACGCAACGAATACGAAGCCCTGCGCCGTGACAGCTACGCTGACCTGCCGCCGCCAAGCTGGTCGAGCCTGTGGGCGGGCAATGACAATGCCTTGCTGAGCATCTTCCGTCACTTCGACAGCGCATCGGTCAGCAAAGGCCTGATCGGTGAAGTGCCGCAGACGATGTGGCTGTTCGATTATCCACTGCTGGAGCGCACCTATTACCAACTGGCGGTGAATTTCGACGTGTTCGGCAATGTGTCGCACCAGGCCCAGACCCGGCTGTACTTCGACCTGATTCGCAATGGTGCCGAGCAGAACTTCCTGCGTCTGATGCCAGCCGATTCGCGCGATGATTTCCTCGACGATTGGTACCAGAACAGCGGCAAACTCAAGCTGTGGCTGGATTACGAGGCCATTGATGACGACAAACCCACCGGCCTGCACCTGAACGAAAAGGATCCGAAGCGCGACTTTGCCAACCAGTTGCTCACCCGTTACGGCGATTTGAATGCCAGCCCGGACCCGATCAACCGTTGCAGCGGCGCCTATTGCTCCCGCGATGGGATCGACCCGGCCTTGCAGGATGCGGAGCAGGCACTGAGCCGCTTGACCTCACGCCCGGCTGCGGGGCTCAAGGTGATTGATCAATTGCCTGAAGCGACGATGCTGCGGGTGGAAACTGCCAGCGGCAAGCGTGTGGTCTATAGCCTGCTGCGCAATCGTGCCCACAGTAATGTTGCGTTTTTGCTGGGGGAGGCTTATCGCTACCAGCCGGGGCTGGATACGCTGACGATTTATCCGGGCGTGCTGAGCAGCTACCCGAATTTCATGTTCAATATTCCGGCCCAGCAAGTGCCTGAGTTCGTGGCGGAAATGGAGCAGGCCAAGGATGCCAAGGGTTTCGAGAAGATTGTGGATCGGTGGGGGGTGCGGCGCAGTCATCCGCTGTTCTGGCAGTATTTCCATGATTTGTCGCAGTACATTCGTGAGACTACGCCGGTGGAGGAAGGGGTGTTGGACATGAATCGGTATGAGAATTTGTGAGGTTTTTTGTTGGGGTGGGCATATCCGTTGTTTGGGTAACGGCGGCTTATGGTTCCGCCCTTACGGCGGCTAACCCGGCGTCCTGCCGGGTTACCCACGGATTCAAGCCTGCGTTCGGCCAGCGTGTTTGACGGGGCGATCCCAGATCAAAAGCAAGAGCGCGGCGGCCTTAGAGCCGACCGGATTGTATGGCCGGTACTGGGTCAAAGTGTGGGAGGGGGCTTGCCCCCCGATGGCAGTGGGTCAGTCACTGATGAGTTGGCTGACACACCGCCATCGGGGGCAAGCCCCCTCCCACAGTTTGATCTTCATGTATCAGTTGAAGGGTGGTTTGCTCTGGCTCTGGCTCTGGCTCTGGCTCTGGCTCTGGCTCTGGCTCTGGCTTTTGATTTTGATCTAAGGCGGCCCCCCAAATCACTGTCGGATTACGGGCATGCCGAGCCTAGGCGAGGTACCGAGTGTTGGGGCAAGAGCGCTTTGGTTACTTTCGACTGGGCCGGCATTCCGGCTTTTCGAAAGTGAGCCGCCGTAAGGGCGGAACCAATAGCCGCCGTTACCCAAATAACGGATATGTACACCGTCCCCGCAAAAAAACCTATCCCGACAAAAACACTAGGACTTTGTACCTACGTAATATTTTGGCGTAAACTGCCGGCAAGCCTGTGAGGAGTTTCCATGACTGCCATAACCATTACCGACGCCGCCCACGATTACCTGGCCGACCTGCTGTCCAAGCAGAACACCCCGGGTATCGGTATCCGCGTCTTTATCACCCAGCCCGGCACCCAATACGCCGAGACGTGCATTGCCTACTGCAAGCCCGGCGAAGAGAAGCCTGAAGACACCGCCCTGGGGCTGAAAAGCTTCACCGCGTACATCGACGCCTTCAGCGAAGCGTTCCTTGACGATGCCGTGGTCGACTACGCCACCGATCGCATGGGCGGCCAGTTGACCATCAAGGCGCCTAACGCCAAGGTGCCGAACGTCAATGCCGACAGCCCGGTCAACGAGCGTATCAACTATTACCTGCAGACCGAGATCAACCCGGGTCTGGCCAGCCACGGCGGCCAGGTCAGCCTGATCGACGTGGTTGAAGATGGCATTGCCGTGCTCAAGTTCGGCGGCGGCTGCCAGGGTTGTGGCCAGGCGGACGTAACCTTGCGTGAAGGTATCGAGCGCACCCTGCTCGAGCGTATCCCGGAGCTCAAGGGCGTACGTGACGTGACCGACCACACGCAGAAAGAAAACGCCTACTACTGAGTAAGGCGTTCACTGCGGACAGAAAAAACGGCGCCCCGTGAGCGCCGTTTTTTTTTGCTTAAAAATTATAAGTTTATGATATTTATTTAACGCTGAAGATTAACTGTAGGAGCTGGCTTGCCAGCGAAAAGCGTGAGCGCGCCGCGGTTTTTCTGGTTTCTCGCGTCATCGTTGACGACCTTCGCTGGCAAGCCAGCTTCTACAGAATGTATTTATTGAATTAAATCATCGTCTTATTGGCTTTTTGTGAAGTTTATTATCAAGGTCGATAAAGGTGCGCATGCCCCGCTCGATACAACGATGACTCACTGAAACTGTCACTCGCCAACACTCGACCCACCACAATCAGCGCCGTGCGCCGGAACCCTTTGGCGACCACTTTCCCGACAATGTCACTGAGAGTGCCGACCGCCCAATCCTGATCCGGCCACGTCGCCCGGTGCACCACGGCAATCGGACAGTCCGCCCCATAGTGCGGCAGCAGTTCGGCGACGATCTTGTCCAGGTGGTTGACCCCCAGGTGAATCGCCATGGTGGTGCCATGTCGTGCCAGGCTGTCGAAGTCCTCACCGGCCGGCATGCTGGTTTTATCCGCGTAGCGGGTCAGGATCACGCTTTGGGCGATGTCGGGCAGGGTCAGCTCGGTTTCCAGCAACGCCGCGCAAGCGGCCACCGCCGTGACGCCAGGAATGATCTGGAATGGGATACCCAATTCGCGCAAATGGCGGATCTGTTCGCCAATCGCGCCATACAGGCTGGGGTCGCCGGAATGCACGCGCGCCACATCCTGGCCCTTGGCATGGGCGGCCTTGATCAGGTCGATGATCTGTTCCAAGTGCAGTTGCGCACTGTTGACCAGCGTTTCTGCCTGATGACCTTCCAGTACCGCCGCCGGCACCAGCGAGCCGGCATAGATGATCACTGGGCAACTGCGGATCAGCCGCTGGCCCTTGACGGTGATCAATTCCGGGTCGCCGGGGCCTGCGCCGATGAAGTAAACGGTCATGGGGAATCCTGATGAAAAACGGGCGAGCATGAAATCTGCTCATGATCGAAAGCGGCGATTATCGGGTTTTCAGCCAGCGCACGCCAATGCAAAGGTGGCCTGGGCGGTTTTCTGGCGGGTGATCAGCAGGCGCGCAGGGGCGTTGGCGAGGTCTTCGGCCAGGGCCAGGGCGGCGCTTTCGGCGATGCCGTAACAGCCGGTGTGGGCAAAAGCCACGTCCGATTGATGGCTCAAGCGGTCTGCATAAATCGCCAGTTGTTCAGCGTTGAAGCACTGCAACGGCAGATTCAGCAGCGCGGCCAAGGCCAGCAGCCCGGGTTCTTCCTGTTTGTGATCGATGCTGGCCAGCGCGCTGACGCGGTGGCGCTCGATACCGCCCTCGATGAGGGCAGCATCAAACAGGGCCAGCAGGGTGTGAACATCACAACCCCGCTGGCAGCCCATGCCTACTACCAGTTTCACGCCGAGTATTGATCGTCACGGTTGCGGCGGAACAGCCAGGCGCTGATCAGGCCCAAGGCCAGCCAGAACGCCACGTTGGTCAGCTGCGAAGCAATCTTGAACTGCGCTTCCAGTGCTTCCGGGGCCAGCATCGAATGCACTTCCGGCTGCGGCGCGCCGATCACATGTGGCACTGCCAGGATCGCCGCGCCCAGTGCCTTGAGCAGCCAGTTGCGACCGAACACGATCAGTGCGATACCGGCAGCGGTAGACGCGGCGGTACCGATCCACCAGATCTGCCGTTGTGCCAGGTCAGCGGCGGCGGTGCCCGGAAGTTCGGGCGGCAGGCCCAGGGTCGGCGCCAATACAAAGGTCGCATAACCCGCCAGTCCCCAGAGCAAGCCTTGAGCGGTACGGGTCGGTGCACGCAGGGTGTACAGGCCGGCCAGCATCAACGCGAAGCCAACGGCGACCACCAGGTTGCCGCCTGTGGTGGACAGCACGCGCTGCCAGCCGTCTTCCGGCTCCCAGGCTTCGGCGTCGTGGGTGTGAGCAGCCGCACCTTCGGCGTGCTCGTGCAACTCGGTCGCTGCCGGGGCTTTTTCAAAGGTTTCCGCCTGCAGAATCAGCGGGGCGACCCAGAAGCTTTGCAGCAGGGTCAGCAGCAGGGCAGCCAGAAGGCCGGTGAAACCTGCGGTTTGCGCAATACGCTTGATCATGTCGGCAGGTCTCAGTGGCACGGGAACGCGGCGCTGTGGCGGGTATCGTGGGCAGCGTTGTGTACTGCCTCGATGTGCGAGAAACCGGCGAAGTACACCAGGCACGCACCGAGGATCGACGCACCGATGGCGGCGGTCAGGCGTTGGCTCAGGGTAGAGGTGCTGCTGGTGGCGTGCGAAGTGCTGCTGATGATCGACATGGCGCGTCCCTTTCAGGTGTCAGGGTGAAACGAGCGCATGAAAACCCCGCGAGCCGGGCACGCAGGGCTTTGAACAGCGCCCGCCCACCGCGGGTTTGTTATCTGATTTTTTCGGGCCGGTCTCCGGGCTTGCGAGGGGCTCAATGCCTGAAAACGTCGCCTTCCCATACCGCCTGGCACAGTGGATATGACGTTTCGCTCGCTTACCGTTGCGGGGGCAGCACCGGACTGTCATGCGTGTGCATGAGTCACCGGTTTCCCGTTTCACCCTTTGCAGGGCACCCGAAACAAGATGTGTAGGAGAGCATGGGGGTGGGAGGGGAGTCAATTGGGGATGTGCTTTCTGGGGGCATATCCGTTGCTGCGGTAACGGCGGCTTAGGGCTCCGCCCTTACGGCGGCCCACGTATTCAAGCCTGCGTTCGGCCAGCGTGTTTGACGGGGCGATCCCAGATCAAAAGCAAGAGCGCGGCGGCCTTAGAGCCGACCGGATTGTATGGCCGGTACTCGGTCAAAGTGTGGGAGGGGGCTTGCCCCCGATGGCAGTGGGTCAGTCACTGATGAGTTGGCTGACATACCGCCATCGGGGGCAAGCCCCCTCCCACAGTTTGATCTTCATGTATCAGTTGAAGGGTGGTTTGCTCTGGCTCTGGCTCTGGCTCTGGCTCTGGCTCTGGCTCTGGCTTTAGATCTGTTTTTGATTTTGATCTTAGGCGCCCCGTCAAACACGCTGGCCGGAATTCGGCAGGGATTTGGGGGGTAAACCGGCAGGGATGCCGGTTTAGCCGCCCCGCGCCATGGATGGCGCGTGGCGGCGGCCCCCCAAATCCCTGTCGGATTACGGGCACACCGAGCCTAGGCGAGGTGCCGAGTGTTGGGGCAAGAGCCCTTTTGGTTACTTTTGGGGCTCTTTTCCAAAAGTGACCCGCCGTAAGGGCGGAACCAATATCAGCCGTTACCGCAGCAACGGATATGTACACAAGCCAACCCAACCCAACCCAACCCCATCATTGACCATCCCCCAAGCACTGCGTAGCCTTGCACCCTCGAGGTTCTTCGGCCCAGGCCGAAGCTAAGAAGGGAACGCGGTCCAAGCCGCGGCTGCCCCCGCAACTGTAAAGGGTTCAGCTGACTGCCACGCCACTGCCGACAAGGCGGGAAGGCGCAGCCAGCGCCGGTCGCAAGACCGGCAAGCCCCAAGCCAGGAG of Pseudomonas azotoformans contains these proteins:
- a CDS encoding cobalamin biosynthesis protein, with the translated sequence MKLVVGMGCQRGCDVHTLLALFDAALIEGGIERHRVSALASIDHKQEEPGLLALAALLNLPLQCFNAEQLAIYADRLSHQSDVAFAHTGCYGIAESAALALAEDLANAPARLLITRQKTAQATFALACAG
- a CDS encoding fatty acid cis/trans isomerase encodes the protein MSLRLITSAVLALVACIAQADGVAPAISYTRDIQPIFTEKCVACHACYDSACQLNLGSAEGAARGASKVPVYDGERSQATPTTRLFYDAFGKQAWQQKGFYSVLDAQGSQAALMARMLELGHNAPLQPNAKLPEDIVLGLNRENMCAMPGEFNAYAGAHPKEGMPLAVTGLTDQQYQTLQRWLASGAPIDEQGLAPSAKEALQVQQWENLFNQPGARESLVARWLFEHLFLAHIYFENGESGHFFQWVRSRTPSGQPIDLIATRRPNDDPGTRVYYRLWPVQGVIVHKTHITYPFSAEKMARIKELFYAGNWQVNALPGYGPGRRANPFETFEAIPAKARYQFMLDNAEYFVRTFIRGPVCRGQIATDVIRDNFWTLFQDPDHDLYITDARYRGQATPLLAMPGQNDDVGSVLSLWLAYRDKRNEYEALRRDSYADLPPPSWSSLWAGNDNALLSIFRHFDSASVSKGLIGEVPQTMWLFDYPLLERTYYQLAVNFDVFGNVSHQAQTRLYFDLIRNGAEQNFLRLMPADSRDDFLDDWYQNSGKLKLWLDYEAIDDDKPTGLHLNEKDPKRDFANQLLTRYGDLNASPDPINRCSGAYCSRDGIDPALQDAEQALSRLTSRPAAGLKVIDQLPEATMLRVETASGKRVVYSLLRNRAHSNVAFLLGEAYRYQPGLDTLTIYPGVLSSYPNFMFNIPAQQVPEFVAEMEQAKDAKGFEKIVDRWGVRRSHPLFWQYFHDLSQYIRETTPVEEGVLDMNRYENL
- the nfuA gene encoding Fe-S biogenesis protein NfuA — translated: MTAITITDAAHDYLADLLSKQNTPGIGIRVFITQPGTQYAETCIAYCKPGEEKPEDTALGLKSFTAYIDAFSEAFLDDAVVDYATDRMGGQLTIKAPNAKVPNVNADSPVNERINYYLQTEINPGLASHGGQVSLIDVVEDGIAVLKFGGGCQGCGQADVTLREGIERTLLERIPELKGVRDVTDHTQKENAYY
- the cobM gene encoding precorrin-4 C(11)-methyltransferase encodes the protein MTVYFIGAGPGDPELITVKGQRLIRSCPVIIYAGSLVPAAVLEGHQAETLVNSAQLHLEQIIDLIKAAHAKGQDVARVHSGDPSLYGAIGEQIRHLRELGIPFQIIPGVTAVAACAALLETELTLPDIAQSVILTRYADKTSMPAGEDFDSLARHGTTMAIHLGVNHLDKIVAELLPHYGADCPIAVVHRATWPDQDWAVGTLSDIVGKVVAKGFRRTALIVVGRVLASDSFSESSLYRAGHAHLYRP
- a CDS encoding CbtA family protein, whose translation is MIKRIAQTAGFTGLLAALLLTLLQSFWVAPLILQAETFEKAPAATELHEHAEGAAAHTHDAEAWEPEDGWQRVLSTTGGNLVVAVGFALMLAGLYTLRAPTRTAQGLLWGLAGYATFVLAPTLGLPPELPGTAAADLAQRQIWWIGTAASTAAGIALIVFGRNWLLKALGAAILAVPHVIGAPQPEVHSMLAPEALEAQFKIASQLTNVAFWLALGLISAWLFRRNRDDQYSA
- a CDS encoding CbtB domain-containing protein; its protein translation is MSIISSTSHATSSTSTLSQRLTAAIGASILGACLVYFAGFSHIEAVHNAAHDTRHSAAFPCH